The sequence below is a genomic window from Calypte anna isolate BGI_N300 chromosome 4A, bCalAnn1_v1.p, whole genome shotgun sequence.
ATGTCTTTGCTGCAGTCAAGTAAGGTtcatatttacttttatttataaaaagtaGAGTAGAAGAGAAACTGTTAATTGGGATATATGATGTGGAATAATGCCactaattttctgtctctgtcttAAGAAGAAGAACttgttttctgttcctgctAGCAAATTTTAAGGTACTCTCAAAAGCCTTAATAGGCTTCTTAACAGTGTTTACCATTTACAGGTAAGATAAGTGTTAATTATAGCATCCTTTAACTGTTGGCAGCGATAGGCTCTGCAGGGCAAAAAATGCCTGCAGGATATCTTAAAACCACTTTAAGTAAAAGAAAGGACATTTCAAACAATGGTGAAGGAAATCTGAATATCAAACTAAATTATTATAATCTAGCTCATGGTTCTGCCTGcataaaaatagattatttttgtaCATAATAGCTACAAGGAATTGGTACTGACCTGGGGCAGGCAATATTTGTATGGATATGTAATTCAGTATGATTCATGAAGCTTTACACGGTTCTGCATTGTGGGCCTCATCAGATTTCATGACTTGTCAGTTAAAAATGGAAAGCTAAAGACAGAAACGTGTCAGTAAGTGAAAGCAATACTGATGAAAACATCTGCAAACCACTGTGTAGTGCACAATTAAATGAGGATGCTTGTTTTGAAAGCCCCTTGATGAAACTAGTAAGTATGTATTTATGTGCATGACTTGGATGACAAACAGTGTATAAGGCACTGAAGCATTATTGTGATTTCTTAAGACAAATATCAGCAGGTACTGCATCCAAAAGCACCTGCAGATCACATAAGGTATATTGTAATGCAAATACTGATGGAAAATGCCAAAGTGTACTGCATGccaacctttttttctttcttgttggTAAGAGGCATTCCTAAGGCTGTGTGTATAAATAAATCTATGACTACTAATCCTCATTATGAGATTTGGAGGTGTAGTGGTCAGAAGGGCTAGtcacttgtttgttttctgttaagCTCTTCTTAAGACATGCTTCTTTCatttgcagattatttttgtcaaaaaaacTTAAGGAAGTgactgataaaaagaaaaatgctattttgaAAGACATAGATGAAAAACTAACAAGAACAGCAAAAGAACTGGGTTATTCTCTGGAGCAAAAAACCATGAAGATGAAACAGAGAGATAAGAAAGTATGACTTTTCTGATCCACTGAGAACTAagttctgttaattttttttttttcatttatttgcctgttttttattttttattttccattgttCTGCTCAGTAAAGATGCTGCATTTAGGAATTCCCAGAGATAATCAGCTCTTTCTATTCCAGGAGCGGGAATATTAATAGGAGTATGTaggattaaataaaaaacatgtaaCTCATGTAAACCATAGCTTGGCATTCAGTTATAGGGAACAAAACCACAGGGTTTTGGAAGTGGTTTATAAACTAAAAGAAATGGGAACCACTGgagaaaactgctttaaaatggagatttcattaaaatagtTGGCTTGGATTTACTGGAAACAGGAACATTAAGGATGATATTGACTAGTAAGAGTTTTTTTGCATACCTATCAGAAATAGTTATGGTAGGGAGTATCTAAACAAGTGTAGTACAGTGCTACACAAGTGACTACAAGGATTCTTAGATGTCAGAACTTGAATGAAACGGAGTTGCCAGTTAATTTAAACTTAAGTATTTAAAAGTAACTGCTTTATACTCTGTATACTTTTAAATCAAGTTGATGTCCTAGAGTCTGGACACTTTAAGGTGTGGCCACCAGCAGTCAGGTGTTAATGGTGTCTAGTGAGGTGATTTTAGATCACATTATTGTCTTACACTGCTATATTATGTCTGCTTAGGTGGTGACCAAAGCATTTCATGGAGCAGGCCTGGTGGTTCCTGTTGACAAAAATCATGTTGGATACAGAGAACTTCCTGAAACAAATGGTATGTGTCTTGTTTACTATGTTCTGTTTTATTCAAGTAAAAAACCTTTGGtcacacagctgctctggaaaAATCAAACTGCAATCCAGTTTCCTAATTACTGCAATCCAGTTTCCTAATTGAAGAATATGAGTCATGGGAGTAAAAGGCAGAAGCCTTAACCATCACACTTGAGctcaaagtattttctttaaataagcTAGATGAGTATCAGTGAAACATGCTAGATCTGAAATAATAATTCCTGAAGTGTAGTAGTTTAGATGACCTTCTCTTTTGTACTGGTACAGCCATGCAGGCGGTAGATCCAAAAAAACCAATGTACATTTAGGGACTTGTGAGTTTATTTCTTATACCCCAGTCTTATTCTAACCAGAATCAGGTCCTTGATGCAGATTCACCACACAAATGCTTGTCTTTGTTTGGGGAACCGAGACAGATAGGAATGGGACAAGAATGAAGAGCAAGGGAAAGTGGGAAAACTTCTTCACCATCAGCTCGAAGTGTGTGTGCTTAAGTCATCATGTAAGCATGACACACAGGTTATGTTTTTGCCACAGACTACTTCTGTGCAATATTGAAGCTATTAAAACATCTGAatacttctgcttttgttttttgcagctaatcttaaaaaaatttgcAAGGCCATTGTAGATGCTTGTACTGATGATGAGAGACTGAAGGCCTTTGCACCCATTCAAGAAATGCTCACCTTTGTGCAGTTTGCCAATGATGAATGTGACTATGGAATGGGATATGAACTGGGTATGGACCTGTTTTGCTATGGATCACATGTGAGTACTAAAACAATCATTCTTTGCaaaattatgtattattttatgcATGGACTGGGAATTGTCGTGTGTCATAGATCTTCATTCCTGACTCTCACGTAATTATCCCTAGGAATCATGAAATTCGACAAGAATATTCTTAATTCATGAAGACTGTTAAAAAGTCACACTTACATGATTCCATGTTAAGCTTAAAATTGCTTGTACGAAAGCACAGTCCTGAATTCAGAAGCATTTTAAGCTGAAAAGGTTTGACCCTGGGTTTGTCGCCTGCCTATGCTGTTTCTATATATAGCTGCATAAAAGCCTTCCCAGCAGGGGTCTTTTCCTGGCTCTGTGTTAACAGCAAATCCATAAACAAGCTGATTGACTTGCTAGCACTGAATCACATTTAAAGATTCTGGTTagcattttttctgtattagcTACTGTCCCACTGGTCAAAAGGGTCACATCTTTAGTAAACCTATGACTAGAAAAGAACATATCAAGGTGCTTCAATAGGAGTGGATGGTCATAGAAAATACCCATCCAAAATAGCTTCTTGTAGTAAAAGCAGTACTGGCTAAGGGGTGTTCCAAAGCATCATGTAGAGAGGTAAAAATGTTGCAATACTAAATTTAGGCCAAGAAAAGTTGTGCTAAACATCATTTCAGTGCCTAAAtatttgaaacaaagaaaacttcaCTGCTCCGTCTGTACACTTCTACATACGTGTTTCTAGATTTGTTGCCCTGCTCTCAAGGTCCTCACAGCATCTGAGAGTATGTTGTATTTTCACTAGATATCTGCTTATTTAGGACCTTTCCTTCATTGGTTATGCAGCTTCAGCTGCTTAATTCCTTCCCACATCTGAAATACCAGTGAAAGGAATCATCTACTTCCATTTGGCTGAGTAGATGGGAGCAACACCCCATTTCTAGCACTTTGTGCATCTCAGTACGAGATTAACCACTGACAAACTCCTGGAATGAGTAATTATGTCTTTACAATACTGTGACATGTCCTGATATGTTTCGTGCAGCTGTTTTAAACAGATGTAattttgcagctgttttctAAAAGTAGAAACCTTACTTCATATTCTAGCGTTGTGAACAGAGAGTGGCTTTGCACATAAATTACACCAGGGTGTTTGCAGCTTTTTGGCCTGCTAGTAGGTGCTTAGAACTACTTTCTGGTTTTGACTAGAGCCAGGCTGTCCCCTGGCTTAGAGAGTCAGGACAGACACTGACACCTTAGTTGTCACCCAGGGCATGGAAAATGATGAATCCTCTTCCCCTTCAGATGGGAGGTATAATGTATTTAGGTGTAGCATGACCACCGCAAATGCTAAATATGCTCTGACTTCTATAGATTGGCAGCAGTTAAATGGCCACCTCATGTACCACGGTGGTCCCCACACAGCCTCTCCCTGTGTGACAGGACACGGCACTTAAGGTGCAGGTTGGGGTCTTTGTGCCCGAACAACAGTTACCATAACAGCAGCTCCAAGCCCCAGCCAGGCCTCGCTGTGGCTGTTAGAGGCGTGGCAGGGTCGGCGGCCCAAAGTTCTGTGACAGGGGCAAAGCCCAGGGCTCGGGCCCCATCCAGGGCGGGATGCTACCGCTGCCGGGGGACCGCAGCCAGGGCcgctctcctcttccttctcgCCCGCAGTATTTCCACAAGGCGGTGTCCCAGCTGTTGCCCCTGGCCTACACCCTGCTGAAGAGGGACCTCTTCGCAGAGATCATCGGGTCGCACCTCGCCAGCCGCCGGGAGGAGAAGGTGGATCAGCTGGCGCCCTGAGCCACGCCCGAAGGGGCTGCAGCCGCGGGGCCTCGCTCCCGTTTCTTGTTGTTTCCCGGTGTTTGGCACCGCGGTGCTTTGGGCAATAAAGCTTTTGTACCGACACAGCCGCCTTCTCATGCTGCTCGCCCGCGCCCGGGCCGGGAGGAGGGGGGATAGAGGGGGCGGGGGGCGGACTTTGCGCATGGGCGGCAGGAAGGGGGAGTCACGTGCCGGTACTGCGGGGCCGGGAGGGCGGGAGTCCTCGGGAGGGAATAGGGCCCAGCCTCAGGCGGTGCGCGGGTTATGTGCTATTCCCCGCTCTGTGCTCTCCCGGTTCTCGGCCCGAAGCAGAGCACAGGCCCCGTTCCTCTGCTTCGGACTGTAACCGGGCACGGAAAGAGCGGGCGTAGTGTTCCACACTTCTTAGAgactgcaggcagggaggagattCGATCATGGGCTTGTTTGGTTTCGCTCGGCCACAACCAACTTATTTAAGCCTACCGCACTTCCCGTCCTTGCTCTTGGTGTTTATTACTGGCATCGATCACTTCCACAAATCAGTCCCACCACATCAGTGGAAGTTacagcagcactgagccttCTGCAGTATAACAAGGCAGGGCGTCTGGTCTCAAGTGCCAGGATCTGGCTGAACTAACAGGTAACAAATACGATTAAAAATCAGCAGACTGACACTACAAGAAAAGGCACCTGCACTTCTACCTTAATAGATGGCATCACCCCATTTCACTAATCTGAACTTTTAACAAAATCACTTAAGTGTTTTTGTAAGGTGGACATTTGTCTTCAGATTTGTAAGTGCACCGCtctattttgttgttgttaatacCCTTCTTCACAGGCAACTGCTTGAAATACCACTCCAGAAACCAGTGGACAGAAACATCTGCTCACTGGGCTTGCCCTTGTACAGTGCCTTGACTTGTACTGTAGCAGTTCACACCATTACACACCAGCTGTCCCCACTTTTGAgcaaaggtcctttccagcatAAACTAATAAATCACTCACACTGTTAGTGTGCTTTGAAAGTTAAAAAGGATTTTCAGTTCTCTGAATCGTATGACTCATCTACTTCTGTAAACATGACAACCCCACCTCTTTCAGTCAGCACATGAATGTTCCATTTATTCAAACAGGCACAAGCGGACAGCAACTTCCTCGTGGGACTAGGATTTTGATCTATATATAAAAACAGAGGGACTTTCTAAAAAATTCAGTCTAATTCTCTTACTTTTTAGGTTTCAAGCAGGAAATACCTTCATATTAATGCCCTGTAAATCATACAAGTGACAAAAAAGTATTCACCTTCcacattatttaaattattaattaaagtCTGCAAAAATGGGGTCCTTCCTATGGATTTTCCAGTCTCATCTCTTAACCTctacttgaaaaagaaaactgttgtATCAGTTGAAAAACTACTGAAGTGCTGAATCATTAATCTACTTtgtaaacatctttttttttttttttttttttttttaaaccagaagtattaaaaatgtatcttgTAGAAACTACATAAtcctgggttaaaaaaaaaaacattgtccACTTTTATGTCAGGAAGCCAACTCTTCTATAataaagaactttaaaaatgtctattttggaaaaaaaaaaaccctggcaTTTTTGACTGGGTTATGTGATTACTGATTTGTAGCCAAATACTAGGCTATACAAAGGCTGCATCTGCTAAAATTCTTTTCTATCTGCTTACTAGTTTTGTATGTAAAATTCTTagctgctgtttttctctcaggaaaaataaataaaaaaatcaatgcacctattgcacaaaaaaaaagagaaaacatgacagAACAATAAATGGTCATACAGAAGTTTTTAATGTTTGATTAAATCATCACAGTAATCAGAATATTTACTGTAATGATATGCAGCTCTACcacattatttataaataaaaacattaagatCAATATTAAATACAGCTCTAGGCAACATCACAGATTAACaaagaatgcatttttcatgaaccagtaattgatttaaaaaaaaagaaaaagaaaaagaaaaatatgctgaCACTTTGCCCCTCCCAtccaccacattttttttcaaattagtAACTTGAGTAAGGCGCTGGAAGTTTTACGACAGAAAATTTTTGTTGCACAGCATAGGCACACACACTTCATTGTCAGAACCTCTATTGTATTTTTGccagaagacattttaaatgtcaACAGGAAATCTTAGCAAGTAGGAATAGCAAACAGAGATGTGCAACTTGTATGCAACACCTGGGAACGACACTGAAATTATAAAGTACAGCAGGGGTTGTGAACTGTATTTTAAGTCAGATGGTACAGGCTGTAGAAAAGTTAATGCGATACACACATCAGTGTTTTATGAGAAATGGCCAAGGTTTCAAACTAATGTAAAGCACTTTTTAGATGTGTCATCTGTTTATATTCTTccactgtagaaaaaaaaaaagacaacagaaatgaCAAGCACAACTCCCAGAGTTGCCTTCTACAAATAGGCCAAACCCTGCTCTTTGTGTAGTTTCTTCAGGCTTACGCAACGTAACAGAACACATTTTGAACCACTAACTTCATGTGGAAGAATACAGTTGCTGCAACTCTCCAATCTGAACACAGCCTGATTCCTTGTTCAGGTTCCAAATCCAGTTTTAATACAGGGGTTGATCACTATGAGCCCACTGGCACCTTTTGATTTTCTACTTGTTCCAGTTGCTTCAAGAGATGAGATGATGAGGTATGGATGGCAgttttatactgaaaaaaatcagtaaaaagtCAGCAGAGCACTTAAGCACAGGCAGCGTTTTGGAGCTTGCCAAAAGTACTGGAATCTCATTTCAATATGTGGTACTTAA
It includes:
- the LOC103528532 gene encoding histone PARylation factor 1 codes for the protein MAGGGKRRQRAAAGPAGEKCEKNGDVKKRRSNQSDIPDTLHQEAETCYRLRLPEDFYQFWKFCEELDPENPSDALLSSVGLRLVGPYDILAGKHKKAKSTDVDFNLHWRFFYDPPEFQTILVGDSKTQYHMGYFRDVPDELPVWVGANEAKKGCMISQVGDNVFAAVKLFLSKKLKEVTDKKKNAILKDIDEKLTRTAKELGYSLEQKTMKMKQRDKKVVTKAFHGAGLVVPVDKNHVGYRELPETNANLKKICKAIVDACTDDERLKAFAPIQEMLTFVQFANDECDYGMGYELGMDLFCYGSHYFHKAVSQLLPLAYTLLKRDLFAEIIGSHLASRREEKVDQLAP